The Cottoperca gobio chromosome 5, fCotGob3.1, whole genome shotgun sequence region caaaacacaaccttCTGTACAAACAGAAGAACAAGTTCATAAAGAATTCAGAAGAATTCACTTCCAGTAATCTTTGACCAATATGATCATCTCAGTTTGTCTGGTAGTAACTCTGGTGTGTAGGTCTCTACCACGGCCTCCAGGGGGCGCTGTTGACTGCACTCTTCTCTTTGGTGATGCTGGTCTGGACTGTGGAGCTCAGAAGAGAGAAGTCAGCCTCTCTCAGGTTCTTCTCAGATGAAGCCTGCAGCTTGTTGAAGTGGTTCAGCAGTCTTCTCTGCTTTtgattctgctgctgcagctgtgtcaGGACACAGACGGTCATCTCCAGGATGTCTGCTTTCTCCAGCTTGTTGTCTGGCTGCTGTT contains the following coding sequences:
- the LOC115008717 gene encoding transcription factor HES-1-like encodes the protein MKPAEIRFSLQRPLQHRDPDMAPTTTAAMTSSQEHLTLTHKLRKPVVEKLRRERINSSIEQLKSLLGPEFLKQQPDNKLEKADILEMTVCVLTQLQQQNQKQRRLLNHFNKLQASSEKNLREADFSLLSSTVQTSITKEKSAVNSAPWRPW